In a single window of the Pseudogemmatithrix spongiicola genome:
- the hemH gene encoding ferrochelatase has translation MALPHLLLVNLGTPDAPTPESVRRFLDEFLSDPDVIDFPKWFWQPILQGIILRTRPKKVAHAYESIWTPEGSPLRASTERIVAQLRAESNGRFTVSAAYRYGEPSIGSEKARLKAAGVERIVVVPLFPQRTSSTTGTAFRRAFESAVSLELGVPVIDRVIPATDPGYIQAQADRFFEAIADEPAPPDHIVISYHGIPERYDRNERRAYSSDCCHTTTALLEAIKWPVERSTLTFQSKFGPEKWLTPATDAVLENLPRRGIKSVAVITPGFVTDGLETIEEIGDRGRESFMEAGGERFIRVPAVDTHPAFIRSLAQLAVA, from the coding sequence ATGGCCCTGCCCCATTTGTTGCTTGTGAACCTCGGAACCCCCGACGCCCCGACCCCGGAGTCGGTGCGCCGCTTCCTCGATGAGTTCCTGTCCGACCCGGATGTCATCGACTTTCCGAAGTGGTTCTGGCAGCCCATCCTGCAGGGCATCATCCTCCGCACCCGGCCCAAGAAGGTCGCGCACGCCTACGAGTCCATCTGGACGCCCGAGGGCTCGCCGCTGCGCGCCAGCACGGAGCGGATCGTCGCGCAGCTGCGCGCCGAATCCAATGGGCGCTTCACCGTGAGCGCGGCGTATCGCTACGGCGAGCCGAGCATCGGGTCGGAGAAGGCGCGGCTCAAGGCGGCGGGTGTCGAGCGCATTGTCGTGGTGCCGCTCTTCCCGCAGCGCACCTCGAGCACCACGGGCACGGCGTTCCGCCGCGCCTTCGAGTCAGCGGTCTCGCTCGAGCTCGGCGTCCCCGTGATCGACCGCGTGATTCCCGCGACCGACCCCGGCTACATCCAGGCACAGGCCGATCGCTTCTTCGAGGCCATTGCCGACGAACCCGCCCCGCCGGATCACATCGTCATTTCGTACCACGGGATTCCCGAGCGATACGACCGCAACGAACGCCGTGCGTATTCCTCGGACTGCTGCCACACGACGACGGCGCTGCTTGAAGCCATCAAGTGGCCGGTCGAACGATCCACGCTGACGTTCCAGAGCAAGTTCGGCCCCGAGAAGTGGCTCACGCCGGCCACCGACGCCGTGCTGGAGAACCTGCCGCGCCGCGGCATCAAGAGCGTCGCGGTGATCACGCCGGGCTTCGTGACGGATGGACTCGAGACCATCGAGGAGATCGGCGACCGCGGCCGCGAGAGCTTCATGGAGGCCGGCGGCGAGCGCTTCATCCGCGTGCCGGCCGTCGATACGCACCCGGCGTTCATTCGCTCGCTGGCGCAACTCGCCGTCGCCTGA
- a CDS encoding AAA family ATPase translates to MSQTGGRDAAADARDLELLARLAEARREMGRQIAQRIVGQTDIVDMLTSAVLAGGHVLLVGVPGLAKTLLIQTLSQALDLEFSRIQFTPDLMPSDITGTELLEEDHGTGKRAFTFARGPVFGNIVLADEINRAPPKTQAALLQAMQEHTVTVAGKTYALPEPFFVLATQNPIEQEGTYHLPEAQLDRFMYELRIGYPSVAEEEAIVSSTTGVQKGVVKPSLNAAEVLEMQRLVRRLPAPPSLVSYAVGLARSTRPGEDGASPAVRKYVSVGAGPRAGQNLVLGAKARAAMDGRAVPDLEDVDAVAFSVLRHRVVLNFQAEAEGVGIEQILGLKK, encoded by the coding sequence GTGAGCCAGACTGGAGGGCGCGACGCTGCGGCGGACGCGCGAGACCTGGAGCTGTTGGCGCGCCTCGCCGAGGCGCGGCGCGAGATGGGGCGGCAGATCGCCCAGCGCATCGTGGGCCAGACGGACATCGTGGACATGCTGACGTCGGCCGTGCTCGCCGGCGGCCATGTGCTGCTCGTCGGTGTCCCGGGGCTCGCGAAGACGCTGCTCATCCAGACGCTGAGCCAGGCGCTGGACCTCGAGTTCAGCCGCATTCAGTTCACGCCGGACCTCATGCCCAGCGACATCACGGGCACCGAGCTGCTCGAGGAAGACCACGGCACCGGCAAGCGCGCCTTCACCTTCGCGCGCGGTCCGGTGTTCGGCAACATCGTCCTCGCGGACGAGATCAACCGCGCGCCGCCAAAGACGCAGGCGGCGCTGCTGCAGGCCATGCAGGAGCACACGGTCACGGTGGCGGGCAAGACGTATGCGCTGCCCGAGCCATTCTTCGTGCTCGCGACGCAGAACCCGATCGAGCAAGAGGGCACCTACCACCTGCCCGAGGCGCAGCTCGACCGCTTCATGTACGAGTTGCGGATCGGCTACCCCAGCGTGGCCGAGGAAGAGGCGATCGTGTCCAGCACGACGGGCGTGCAGAAGGGCGTGGTGAAGCCTTCGCTGAACGCCGCCGAGGTGCTGGAGATGCAGCGGCTGGTGCGCCGCCTGCCGGCACCGCCGTCGCTGGTGAGCTACGCCGTGGGCCTCGCGCGCTCGACGCGTCCGGGTGAGGACGGGGCGTCGCCTGCGGTGCGGAAGTACGTGAGCGTCGGCGCCGGCCCGCGCGCCGGCCAGAACCTCGTGCTCGGCGCGAAGGCGCGTGCGGCGATGGATGGCCGTGCGGTGCCCGACCTCGAGGACGTGGATGCCGTGGCGTTCAGCGTGCTGCGGCACCGCGTGGTGCTGAACTTCCAGGCCGAAGCCGAAGGCGTGGGGATCGAGCAGATCCTCGGCCTGAAGAAGTAG